The following proteins are co-located in the Billgrantia tianxiuensis genome:
- the cysZ gene encoding sulfate transporter CysZ — protein sequence MLDAFTALSRGTRLVYGRGLRRYVYAPIAVNLTVYSAMLYYVVSHFGGWLESWMALVPAWLGWLEWLIWPLFVVSLVLIVFFTFTLVTHLIAAPFYGFLAAKVEVQATGRPPLDDRGLARTAVDALGRELVKLGYILPRALALFILSWVPALNVAAPFLWALFSAWMMAITYLDYPMDNNKVSFADMRRRLASRSWQTLTFGGWVTLITWIPLANLFLLPGAVAGAVLMWDRHYRGERDIAAT from the coding sequence ATGCTGGATGCCTTCACGGCGCTGTCTCGCGGGACGCGGCTGGTCTACGGCCGCGGCCTGCGTCGCTACGTCTACGCCCCGATCGCCGTCAACCTGACGGTCTACTCGGCCATGCTCTACTACGTGGTAAGCCACTTCGGCGGCTGGCTGGAAAGTTGGATGGCCCTGGTGCCGGCCTGGCTCGGCTGGCTGGAATGGCTGATCTGGCCGCTGTTCGTGGTCAGCCTGGTGTTGATCGTGTTCTTCACCTTCACCCTGGTGACCCATCTGATCGCCGCGCCCTTCTACGGCTTCCTGGCGGCCAAGGTGGAAGTGCAGGCCACCGGCCGGCCGCCGCTCGACGATCGCGGCCTGGCGCGTACCGCGGTGGACGCCCTGGGGCGTGAGCTGGTCAAGCTCGGCTACATCCTGCCGCGGGCCCTGGCGTTGTTCATCCTCAGCTGGGTGCCGGCGCTCAACGTCGCCGCGCCCTTCCTGTGGGCGCTGTTCTCGGCCTGGATGATGGCCATCACCTACCTCGACTACCCCATGGACAACAACAAGGTGAGCTTCGCCGACATGCGTCGTCGGCTCGCCTCGCGTTCCTGGCAGACCCTCACCTTCGGCGGCTGGGTGACGCTGATCACCTGGATCCCGCTGGCCAACCTGTTCCTGCTGCCCGGCGCCGTCGCCGGCGCCGTGCTGATGTGGGATCGCCACTATCGCGGCGAGCGTGATATCGCCGCGACTTGA
- the phoB gene encoding phosphate regulon transcriptional regulator PhoB, protein MTAKTVLIVDDEAPIREMIAVALEMADYRVLEAANAQSAHSMIVDNQPDLLLLDWMMPGTSGIELARRLKREEATRELPIIMLTAKSEEDNKIQGLEAGADDYITKPFSPRELVARLKAVLRRTTPKGVEEPVEVDGLVLDPVSHRVSADGKALEMGPTEYRLLQFFMTHQERAYTRSQLLDQVWGGNVYVEERTVDVHIRRLRKALGDAHQHLVQTVRGTGYRFSNKV, encoded by the coding sequence ATGACCGCCAAGACCGTTCTGATCGTCGATGACGAAGCGCCGATCCGCGAGATGATCGCGGTGGCGCTGGAGATGGCCGACTATCGGGTGCTGGAGGCTGCCAACGCGCAGAGCGCCCACAGCATGATCGTCGACAACCAGCCCGACCTGCTGTTGCTCGACTGGATGATGCCCGGCACCAGCGGCATCGAGCTGGCACGCCGGCTCAAGCGCGAGGAAGCCACCCGCGAACTGCCGATCATCATGCTCACCGCCAAGAGTGAAGAGGACAACAAGATCCAGGGCCTCGAGGCTGGCGCCGACGACTACATCACCAAACCCTTCTCACCGCGTGAACTGGTGGCCCGGCTCAAGGCTGTACTGCGGCGCACCACGCCCAAGGGAGTCGAGGAGCCGGTAGAGGTGGACGGCCTGGTACTCGACCCGGTCAGCCATCGCGTCAGTGCCGATGGCAAGGCGCTGGAGATGGGCCCCACCGAGTACCGTCTGCTGCAGTTCTTCATGACGCACCAGGAGCGTGCCTATACCCGCAGCCAGTTGCTCGACCAGGTATGGGGCGGCAACGTCTATGTCGAGGAGCGTACCGTGGACGTGCATATCCGCCGCCTGCGCAAGGCCCTGGGCGATGCCCACCAGCATCTGGTCCAGACCGTTCGCGGCACCGGCTATCGATTCTCCAACAAGGTCTGA
- the phoU gene encoding phosphate signaling complex protein PhoU → MDITSETHSQHISRQFNQELEALKTQLMTMGGLVEQQVQEAIQALLDSDSRLAEKVRDRDRDVNAMQLKIDDECTRVLARRQPAASDLRLVLAVIRATADLERIGDEASKIARNALTLIDSGNNVRGLVEVRHISEHVRRMLRDALTAFARFDTELALQVVHEDDSVDDEYGSAMRSLMTFMMEDSRAIGPVLNVMWILRALERVGDHADNLAEYVIYLVKGLDIRHMDPDQIDEDALTRKE, encoded by the coding sequence ATGGACATCACCAGCGAAACTCATAGCCAACACATTTCCCGCCAGTTCAACCAGGAGCTGGAGGCGCTCAAGACCCAACTGATGACCATGGGCGGGCTGGTCGAGCAGCAGGTCCAGGAGGCGATCCAGGCGCTGCTCGACAGCGACAGCCGCCTGGCCGAGAAGGTGCGCGACCGAGACCGAGACGTCAACGCCATGCAGCTCAAGATCGACGATGAGTGCACGCGGGTCCTGGCCCGGCGCCAGCCGGCCGCCTCCGACCTGCGCCTGGTGCTGGCGGTGATCCGTGCCACCGCCGACCTGGAGCGGATCGGCGACGAAGCGAGCAAGATCGCACGCAACGCCCTGACGCTGATCGACAGCGGCAACAACGTGCGCGGTCTGGTCGAGGTGCGTCACATCAGCGAGCACGTGCGGCGCATGCTGCGCGATGCGCTGACCGCCTTCGCACGCTTTGATACCGAGCTGGCGCTGCAGGTAGTGCACGAGGACGACTCGGTGGACGACGAGTACGGCAGCGCCATGCGCTCGCTGATGACCTTCATGATGGAGGACAGCCGCGCCATCGGCCCGGTACTCAACGTGATGTGGATCTTGCGCGCGCTGGAGCGGGTCGGCGATCATGCCGACAATCTCGCCGAGTACGTCATCTACCTGGTCAAGGGGCTCGATATCCGCCACATGGACCCCGACCAGATCGATGAAGATGCGCTGACGCGCAAGGAGTGA
- a CDS encoding NAD(P)-dependent oxidoreductase, with translation MTHSLNHLPRVGEAPAYDATRLAEGFSDLHPPLSERQAQIESQRCLYCFDAPCIEACPSDIDIPRFIRQIGEGNINGAAHTILEQNILGGSCARVCPTEILCEQSCVRNHHEECQPVLIGLLQRYATDHMRFDGHPFRRAADSGRHVAVVGAGPAGLSCAHRLAMLGHRVTIFEAEAKPGGLNEYGIARYKMTDDFARREVEFLLGIGGIEIRYGQRLGRELDLAQLRDDFDAVFLGLGLGASRELGLAGEAAPGMMPAVDYIRELRQADDLAGLPLARRCVVIGAGNTAIDMATQMSRLGAEEVTLVYRRGLEAMSATGHEQEIAKANGVRMLTWARPAKVLLDGEGRVAGMRFEKTRDEAGRLTGTGETFDLAADAIFKAIGQGFDGASLSDPLAASLVRDGERIQVDDDFQTSLPGVYAGGDCIAPGQDLTVQAVQHGKLAARAIHQALMIQQEAA, from the coding sequence GTGACCCACTCTTTGAACCACCTGCCCCGGGTCGGTGAAGCCCCGGCCTATGACGCGACCCGGCTTGCCGAGGGTTTCAGTGACCTGCATCCGCCGCTCAGCGAACGCCAGGCGCAGATCGAGAGCCAGCGCTGCCTGTACTGCTTCGATGCTCCCTGCATCGAGGCCTGCCCGTCGGACATCGACATTCCGCGCTTCATTCGCCAGATCGGCGAGGGCAACATCAACGGTGCCGCACACACCATTCTCGAGCAGAACATCCTGGGCGGCAGCTGTGCGCGGGTCTGCCCCACCGAGATCCTCTGCGAGCAGAGCTGCGTGCGCAATCACCACGAAGAGTGCCAGCCGGTGCTGATCGGGCTATTGCAGCGCTACGCCACCGATCACATGCGTTTCGACGGGCACCCGTTCCGGCGTGCCGCCGACAGCGGTCGTCACGTGGCAGTGGTCGGAGCCGGCCCGGCGGGGCTCTCCTGCGCCCATCGCCTGGCGATGCTCGGGCACCGGGTGACGATCTTCGAAGCCGAGGCGAAGCCCGGCGGGCTCAATGAATACGGCATCGCCCGCTACAAGATGACCGACGATTTCGCCCGCCGCGAGGTCGAGTTCCTGCTCGGCATCGGCGGCATCGAGATTCGCTACGGCCAGCGGCTGGGGCGCGAGTTGGATCTTGCGCAGCTGCGTGACGACTTCGATGCGGTGTTCCTTGGCCTGGGGCTCGGTGCCAGCCGCGAGCTGGGCCTGGCCGGTGAAGCGGCCCCGGGGATGATGCCCGCCGTCGACTACATCCGCGAGCTGCGTCAGGCCGACGACCTTGCCGGGCTGCCACTGGCCCGCCGTTGCGTCGTGATCGGCGCCGGCAATACCGCCATCGACATGGCGACGCAGATGTCTCGGCTGGGTGCCGAGGAGGTCACGCTGGTCTATCGGCGTGGCCTCGAGGCGATGTCGGCCACCGGCCACGAGCAGGAGATCGCCAAGGCCAACGGCGTTCGCATGCTGACCTGGGCCAGGCCCGCGAAGGTGCTACTCGATGGCGAGGGACGGGTGGCCGGCATGCGCTTCGAGAAGACGCGCGACGAGGCCGGCCGCCTGACAGGTACCGGCGAAACCTTCGACCTTGCTGCCGATGCCATCTTCAAGGCCATCGGCCAGGGCTTCGATGGCGCCAGCCTCAGCGACCCGCTGGCGGCAAGCCTGGTGCGCGACGGCGAGCGAATCCAAGTTGACGACGACTTCCAGACCTCGCTCCCCGGCGTCTATGCCGGTGGCGACTGCATCGCACCGGGGCAGGATCTCACCGTACAGGCGGTGCAGCACGGCAAGCTTGCCGCACGCGCCATCCACCAGGCCCTGATGATCCAGCAGGAGGCTGCATGA
- the hydA gene encoding dihydropyrimidinase yields the protein MSLLIRGGTVVTHSDSYRADILCADGKIQAIGLGLDAPAGGEVIDADGLYVMPGGIDPHTHMQLPFMGTVASEDFYTGTAAALAGGTTSIIDFVIPNPGQSLMEAFGTWRGWAEKAAADYAFHVAITWWDDSVSEEMGTLVREHGVNSFKHFMAYKGAIMATDDILVQSFSRCLELGAIPTVHAENGELVYHMQQKLLAEGMTGPEAHPLSRPPQVEGEAASRAIRIASTLGAPIYLVHVSTRDAVDEIAYARQQGHPVYGECLTGHLVLDDSVYQDTDWGRAAAHVMSPPFRPKGHQEALWHGLQSGNLQTTATDHCCFCADQKAAGKDDFTKIPNGTAGVEDRMAVLWDEGVNSGKLSIHDFVALTSTNTARIFNLYPRKGSIQVGADADLVVWDPSGTRTISAETHHQNVDFNIFEGRTVRGIPRHTVSQGKWVWRDGELRAERGAGRYLERPAYPGVFDLLKRRAELHAPQAVKRD from the coding sequence ATGAGCCTCTTGATTCGTGGCGGCACCGTGGTGACCCATAGCGATAGCTACCGGGCCGATATCCTGTGCGCCGACGGCAAGATCCAGGCCATCGGCCTTGGCCTCGACGCTCCCGCCGGCGGCGAGGTGATCGATGCTGACGGCCTGTACGTCATGCCGGGCGGCATCGACCCGCACACGCACATGCAGTTGCCCTTCATGGGCACCGTGGCCAGCGAGGACTTCTACACCGGCACTGCCGCGGCGCTCGCTGGCGGTACCACCTCGATCATCGACTTCGTGATCCCCAACCCCGGCCAGTCGCTGATGGAGGCGTTCGGCACCTGGCGCGGCTGGGCCGAGAAAGCCGCCGCCGACTACGCCTTTCACGTCGCCATCACCTGGTGGGACGACAGCGTGAGCGAGGAGATGGGCACCCTGGTGCGCGAGCACGGCGTCAACAGCTTCAAGCACTTCATGGCCTACAAGGGCGCCATCATGGCCACCGACGATATCCTGGTGCAGAGCTTTTCGCGCTGCCTGGAGCTTGGCGCGATACCCACGGTGCACGCCGAGAACGGCGAACTGGTCTACCACATGCAGCAGAAGCTGTTGGCCGAGGGCATGACCGGGCCCGAGGCGCACCCGCTGTCGCGGCCGCCACAGGTCGAGGGCGAGGCGGCGAGCCGCGCCATTCGCATCGCCAGTACCCTTGGGGCCCCCATCTACCTGGTCCACGTCTCGACCCGCGATGCCGTCGACGAGATCGCCTACGCCCGACAGCAGGGCCATCCGGTCTACGGCGAATGCCTGACCGGCCACCTGGTGCTCGACGACAGCGTCTATCAGGATACCGACTGGGGACGTGCCGCGGCCCACGTGATGAGCCCACCGTTCCGTCCCAAGGGGCATCAGGAGGCGCTGTGGCATGGCCTGCAGTCGGGCAATCTACAGACCACCGCGACCGATCACTGCTGCTTCTGCGCCGATCAGAAGGCCGCCGGGAAGGACGACTTCACCAAGATTCCCAACGGTACCGCCGGCGTCGAAGACCGCATGGCAGTGCTGTGGGATGAAGGTGTCAACAGCGGCAAGCTGTCGATCCACGACTTTGTGGCGCTGACCTCCACCAATACCGCCCGCATCTTCAACCTCTACCCGCGCAAGGGCTCGATACAAGTCGGTGCCGATGCCGACCTGGTGGTGTGGGATCCCAGCGGCACCCGCACCATCTCGGCCGAAACCCATCACCAGAACGTCGACTTCAACATCTTCGAAGGCAGGACGGTGCGCGGCATTCCCCGTCATACCGTGAGCCAGGGCAAGTGGGTATGGCGCGATGGGGAGCTGCGCGCCGAACGCGGTGCCGGCCGTTACCTGGAGCGCCCGGCCTACCCTGGCGTCTTCGACCTGCTCAAGCGTCGCGCCGAACTCCACGCACCGCAGGCGGTAAAGCGCGATTAA
- the pstB gene encoding phosphate ABC transporter ATP-binding protein PstB: protein MTMPPRFQPSATGSIIDFAPEASCFQIEGLSLAYGDKRALRDISLRVPRHRVTAFIGPSGCGKSTLLRALNRLHDLNEEVSHEGRILLEGEDIHAPQVAVDELRRRVGMVFQVPNPFPMSIYDNVAFGLRLQGGLTRRRMDDIVEWALDAAALWGEVKDRLRASAWSLSGGQQQRLVIARSLAVRPEVLLLDEPASALDPISTLKIEELIRGLKSQLTLILVTHNMQQAARVSDYTAFLQDGELVEYAPTDTLFTNPSLRRTENYITGRMA, encoded by the coding sequence ATGACCATGCCGCCGCGCTTTCAGCCGTCCGCCACGGGTTCGATCATCGACTTCGCCCCCGAGGCCAGCTGCTTCCAGATCGAGGGGCTGAGCCTGGCTTATGGCGACAAGCGGGCGCTGCGCGATATTTCTCTGCGCGTCCCCCGGCATCGTGTCACGGCGTTCATCGGCCCGTCGGGTTGCGGCAAGTCGACCCTCCTGCGTGCACTCAACCGCCTGCACGACCTCAACGAGGAGGTGAGTCACGAGGGCAGGATCCTGCTCGAAGGAGAGGACATCCACGCACCGCAAGTGGCCGTGGACGAATTGCGCCGACGCGTCGGCATGGTGTTCCAGGTACCCAACCCCTTCCCCATGTCGATCTACGACAACGTGGCCTTCGGCCTGCGTCTGCAGGGAGGACTGACGCGCCGGCGCATGGACGACATCGTCGAGTGGGCGCTGGATGCCGCAGCGCTGTGGGGGGAAGTGAAGGATCGCCTGCGCGCCTCGGCCTGGTCGCTTTCCGGCGGCCAGCAGCAGCGCCTGGTGATCGCCCGCTCGCTGGCGGTACGCCCCGAGGTGCTGCTGCTCGATGAGCCGGCCTCGGCGCTGGACCCGATCTCGACGCTCAAGATCGAGGAGCTGATTCGCGGATTGAAGTCGCAGCTGACCTTGATCCTGGTCACCCACAACATGCAGCAGGCGGCGCGGGTCTCCGACTACACCGCCTTCCTGCAGGATGGCGAACTGGTGGAGTACGCCCCCACCGACACCCTGTTCACCAACCCCAGCCTGCGCCGCACCGAGAACTACATCACCGGTCGCATGGCCTGA
- a CDS encoding NCS1 family nucleobase:cation symporter-1: MTQSSRMLDRKGLIELEVGDDLRNSPRFNDDIAPTKASERTWSRWNIAALWVGMSICVPTYTLGGVLTAYFGLSVGEALLAILLANVIVLIPLTLNAFPGTKFGIPFPVVLRSSFGILGSNVPCLIRALVGCGWFGIQTMFGGLAIHLLLAALFPPWQALGGIGEVIGFFVFGAMNLYVVIRGAESIKWLETLAAPLLLAVGIGLMFWAWPHMSMTELLAQPPSRPEGASVVGYFLAGLTAMVGFWATLSLNIPDFSRFAKSQKDQIVGQVLGLPLTMFFFAALGVVMTAASESLVGRTIADPVNLIGMIDNPFWVGIAMVLIIVATISTNTAANIVSPTNDFQNVAPKLVDHTRGVLLTGLVGVLLMGYDLLQKAGVIGAGVSLEQMYSNWLLGYSSLLGPIAGVMAVDYFLIKRQRLDVPSLYQDGRVYPAFNLAGFIAFGVPVSLTLLSLATGTMYWFYDYGWFTGSLLGAVLYYVMSLMLTPAGQAVQATAMDMERHL; encoded by the coding sequence ATGACCCAGTCATCGAGGATGTTGGACAGGAAGGGCCTGATCGAACTCGAGGTAGGCGACGACTTACGCAATAGTCCACGGTTCAACGACGACATCGCACCCACCAAGGCAAGTGAAAGGACCTGGTCGAGATGGAACATCGCCGCGCTCTGGGTCGGGATGTCGATCTGTGTGCCCACCTATACCCTAGGCGGCGTTCTGACCGCCTATTTCGGGCTCAGCGTGGGCGAGGCCCTGTTGGCGATACTGCTGGCCAACGTGATCGTACTGATTCCGCTGACGCTGAACGCCTTTCCCGGAACCAAGTTCGGCATTCCCTTCCCGGTGGTGCTGCGCTCTTCGTTCGGCATCCTCGGCTCCAACGTGCCCTGCCTGATTCGCGCCCTGGTCGGCTGCGGCTGGTTTGGCATCCAGACGATGTTCGGCGGCCTAGCCATTCACCTGCTGCTCGCTGCGCTCTTCCCGCCCTGGCAGGCATTGGGGGGCATCGGCGAGGTCATCGGCTTCTTCGTTTTCGGGGCGATGAATCTCTACGTGGTGATCCGCGGGGCGGAATCGATCAAGTGGCTGGAGACGCTGGCCGCCCCCCTGCTGCTGGCAGTTGGCATCGGGCTGATGTTCTGGGCCTGGCCGCACATGTCGATGACCGAACTGCTGGCACAGCCTCCCTCGCGTCCGGAAGGCGCTTCGGTCGTTGGCTACTTCCTCGCCGGCCTGACGGCCATGGTGGGCTTCTGGGCCACGCTATCGCTCAACATCCCAGATTTCAGTCGCTTTGCCAAAAGCCAGAAGGATCAGATCGTCGGCCAGGTGCTGGGCCTGCCCCTGACCATGTTCTTCTTCGCCGCCCTCGGCGTGGTGATGACGGCCGCCTCGGAGTCCCTGGTCGGTCGAACCATCGCTGACCCGGTCAACCTCATCGGCATGATCGATAATCCGTTCTGGGTCGGCATTGCGATGGTGCTGATCATCGTGGCCACGATCTCGACCAACACGGCAGCCAACATCGTCTCGCCCACCAACGATTTCCAGAACGTGGCGCCCAAACTGGTCGACCATACGCGTGGCGTGCTGCTGACCGGCCTCGTGGGCGTGCTGCTGATGGGCTACGACCTGCTGCAAAAGGCGGGAGTGATCGGTGCCGGCGTCTCGCTGGAGCAGATGTACTCGAACTGGCTGCTGGGCTATTCCAGTCTGTTGGGGCCCATTGCGGGCGTCATGGCGGTGGATTATTTCCTGATCAAGCGCCAGCGGCTCGACGTACCGAGCCTCTACCAGGACGGCCGGGTCTACCCCGCCTTCAACCTGGCCGGCTTCATCGCCTTCGGCGTTCCCGTCTCGCTGACCCTGCTGTCGCTGGCCACCGGGACCATGTACTGGTTCTATGACTATGGCTGGTTCACCGGCTCGCTGTTGGGTGCCGTACTCTACTATGTCATGAGCCTGATGCTGACTCCGGCCGGTCAGGCCGTGCAGGCAACCGCCATGGATATGGAGCGCCACCTGTGA
- a CDS encoding nitrilase-related carbon-nitrogen hydrolase, with product MQKMTIGLIQMGLKTSTDLEPAAIRDAMNEAHLPLIEQAAQAGVQVLCFQEVFNQPYFCPSQDAKWYAAAERVPDGPTCRMMQKLAAEHRMVMVVPIYEETVTGVYYNTAAVFDADGSYLGKYHKTHIPQVAGFWEKFFFKPGKSDWPVFDTAYGKIGVYICYDRHFPEGWRALALNGAEVIFNPSATVAGLSQYLWELEQPASAAANGCFIAAINRVGTEAPWNIGEFYGSSYIVNPRGQIEAQASDKADELLVHEIDLAMVREIRNNWQFFRDRRPEAYGRLTDGE from the coding sequence ATGCAGAAGATGACGATTGGCCTGATTCAGATGGGCCTCAAGACCAGTACCGACCTGGAGCCCGCGGCGATTCGCGATGCCATGAACGAGGCACACCTGCCGCTGATCGAGCAGGCTGCCCAGGCCGGCGTGCAGGTGCTCTGCTTTCAGGAAGTGTTTAACCAGCCCTATTTCTGTCCCAGCCAGGATGCGAAGTGGTATGCGGCCGCCGAACGGGTACCGGATGGCCCCACTTGCCGAATGATGCAAAAGCTTGCCGCCGAGCATCGCATGGTGATGGTCGTACCGATCTATGAGGAGACCGTGACCGGCGTCTATTACAACACCGCTGCCGTGTTCGATGCCGACGGCAGCTACCTGGGCAAGTACCACAAGACCCACATCCCCCAGGTCGCCGGCTTCTGGGAGAAATTCTTCTTCAAGCCGGGCAAGTCGGACTGGCCGGTCTTCGATACCGCCTACGGCAAGATCGGCGTCTACATCTGCTACGACCGCCACTTCCCCGAGGGCTGGCGGGCGCTGGCACTCAACGGTGCCGAGGTGATCTTCAATCCGTCGGCGACCGTGGCCGGATTATCCCAGTACCTGTGGGAACTCGAGCAGCCCGCGTCCGCCGCCGCCAACGGCTGCTTCATTGCCGCCATCAACCGTGTCGGCACCGAGGCGCCGTGGAACATCGGCGAATTCTACGGCAGTTCCTACATCGTCAATCCGCGCGGGCAGATCGAGGCCCAGGCCAGCGACAAGGCGGACGAACTGCTGGTTCATGAGATCGACCTCGCGATGGTGCGTGAGATACGCAACAACTGGCAGTTTTTCCGCGACCGTCGCCCGGAAGCCTACGGGCGTCTCACCGACGGCGAATGA
- the phoR gene encoding phosphate regulon sensor histidine kinase PhoR: MRPWSHELWRLGLLAAAGALFGWLLGAPGLGLAAGLALRLAYHLQQLHALRRWLARNPHSEPPAATGLWGELFDRLYRYQKGQRHTQHRLQATLKRIQESSEAMRDSVVMLDQHGDLEWWNSAAERMLGLKAAHDRGQHITNLVRDPRFVAYFNARDYREPLTLPSPVDERMVLQFQITLYGDDERLVMARDITRLHRLEEMRRDFVANVSHELRTPLTVLAGYLETYVTYAEQLPPRLAQGLSRMQEQTTRMQNLVNDLLLLSRLEIDRGGEDHLPLAMATLLEEVRRDAEALAAGRQQIRVELEEKRRLLGSDSEIHSALSNLASNAVRYTPEGSHIVLRWKPHPKGACLEVEDDGEGIDPVHIPRLTERFYRVDKGRSSESGGTGLGLAIVKHVLLRHDAYLEIESHPGQGALFRCVFPASRLMATELATG, encoded by the coding sequence TTGCGCCCCTGGAGCCATGAACTCTGGCGCCTTGGCCTGCTCGCCGCCGCCGGCGCCCTGTTCGGCTGGCTGCTGGGCGCTCCCGGGCTCGGGCTCGCCGCCGGCCTCGCCTTGCGCCTGGCCTATCACCTGCAGCAGCTCCACGCCCTGCGCCGCTGGCTCGCGCGCAACCCCCACAGCGAACCGCCCGCGGCCACCGGACTGTGGGGCGAGCTGTTCGACCGTCTTTACCGCTACCAGAAGGGCCAGCGGCATACCCAGCATCGCCTGCAGGCAACCCTGAAGCGCATCCAGGAATCCTCCGAAGCGATGCGCGACAGCGTGGTAATGCTCGACCAGCATGGCGACCTCGAGTGGTGGAACAGCGCCGCCGAGCGCATGCTGGGCCTCAAGGCCGCCCATGACCGCGGCCAGCACATCACCAACCTGGTGCGCGACCCGCGCTTCGTCGCTTACTTCAACGCCCGCGATTATCGCGAGCCGTTGACGCTCCCCTCGCCGGTGGACGAACGCATGGTGCTGCAGTTCCAGATCACGCTCTACGGCGACGACGAGCGCCTGGTGATGGCACGCGACATCACCCGACTGCATCGCCTGGAGGAGATGCGCCGCGATTTCGTCGCTAACGTCTCCCATGAGCTGCGCACGCCATTGACGGTATTGGCCGGCTACCTCGAGACCTACGTCACCTATGCCGAGCAGCTGCCGCCACGGCTCGCTCAGGGGCTTTCTCGCATGCAGGAGCAGACGACCCGCATGCAAAACCTGGTCAACGACCTGCTGCTGCTGTCACGCCTGGAGATCGACCGCGGCGGCGAGGACCATTTGCCGCTGGCCATGGCCACGCTGCTGGAAGAAGTACGCCGCGACGCCGAGGCGCTGGCGGCCGGCCGCCAGCAGATCCGCGTGGAGCTCGAGGAGAAGCGCCGCCTGCTCGGCAGCGACAGCGAGATCCACAGCGCGCTGTCCAACCTGGCCTCCAACGCGGTGCGCTACACCCCCGAAGGCAGCCACATCGTGCTGCGCTGGAAACCGCACCCCAAGGGCGCCTGCCTGGAAGTGGAGGATGACGGCGAGGGCATCGATCCGGTCCACATTCCGCGTCTCACCGAGCGCTTCTACCGGGTCGACAAGGGACGCAGCAGCGAAAGCGGGGGCACCGGGCTGGGGCTCGCCATCGTCAAGCACGTGCTGCTGCGCCACGACGCCTACCTGGAAATCGAATCCCACCCCGGCCAGGGCGCCCTGTTCCGCTGCGTGTTCCCCGCCTCCCGCCTGATGGCGACCGAGCTGGCCACCGGCTGA